One region of Salvelinus sp. IW2-2015 linkage group LG6.1, ASM291031v2, whole genome shotgun sequence genomic DNA includes:
- the LOC111964665 gene encoding LOW QUALITY PROTEIN: PHD finger protein 1 (The sequence of the model RefSeq protein was modified relative to this genomic sequence to represent the inferred CDS: inserted 2 bases in 2 codons) yields the protein MGGVSEGDDVLARWSDGLLYLGNVKRVDGVKQCCLVRFEDNSEFWVLRKDIHSFSVGVEEVCCICDAPPLKEPLINCLKCRHGYHPECHTPSIEPEADSNSWICRQCVFAVATKRGGAIKRGRFARLMQIMKLRLPYQLSSLDWDPQHLTNQQQCYCYCAGPGEWNLKMLQCGSCGQWFHEACTQCLTKPLLYGDRFYEFQCSVCANGPETIQRLPMSWVDLAHLVLYHLSLCCKRKYFDFDHEIMSFANENWDSLLLGSLSDTPRQDRCHNLLNALNSNKDRFVSGKEIKKKKCLFGLQVRAPPPLTSDSSPLITDPPINITQRRRSDPLSLPCQRRAVGPESRKSKRRIMETQPCPPPVPATPIDLVPCCHGYVGGTNLYNSRKEEELNLGSPPKRMFALYHPTYNGAPAISRTLHHYSAEDPCRVPXPCLPFSLSSSHHHNHNNHNHHQQHHHTSLARSWTPCPSLMLRDVPXLPGGVGGGGGGDGSAARGWGGGDGVRILARRVTPDGKVQYLVEWGNVSVY from the exons ATGGGGGGAGTAAGTGAAGGGGATGATGTGTTAGCTCGATGGAGTGATGGACTACTGTACCTCGGCAATGTGAagaga GTAGATGGAGTCAAGCAGTGTTGTCTGGTGAGATTTGAGGACAACTCGGAATTCTGGGTCCTAAGAAAAGACATTCACTCTT TCTCAGTTGGAGTGGAAGAAGTTTGCTGTATCTGTGATGCCCCGCCTCTTAAAGAACCTctcatcaattgtcttaaatgtCGTCACG GTTATCATCCTGAGTGCCACACTCCATCCATTGAGCCGGAAGCTGACAGCAATTCTTGGATATGTCGGCAATGTGTCTTTGCAGTGGCGACCAAG AGAGGGGGAGCCATCAAACGAGGACGGTTTGCCCGGCTCATGCAAATCATGAAACTTCGGCTGCCCTATCAGCTGTCATCTTTAGACTGGGACCCACAGCATCTGACCAATCAGCAGCAATGTTACTGCTACTGTGCCGGACCTGGAGA GTGGAACTTGAAAATGTTGCAGTGTGGAAGTTGTGGTCAGTGGTTTCATGAAGCTTGCACACAGTGTCTGACCAAGCCGTTGTTATATGGAGACAG GTTTTATGAGTTCCAGTGCTCAGTCTGTGCAAACGGACCAGAGACAATTCAACGGCTACCCATGAGCTG GGTAGATTTGGCCCATTTGGTGCTCTACCACCTCTCCTTGTGCTGCAAGAGAAAATACTTTGATTTCGACCATGAAATCATGTCGTTTGCCAATGAGAATTGGGACTCTTTGCTTCTAGGCTCG CTCTCTGACACACCAAGGCAAGATCGCTGTCACAATCTGCTCAACGCTTTGAACTCCAACAAAGACAG GTTTGTCTCTGGTAAAGAGATCAAGAAGAAGAAGTGTCTTTTTGGGCTCCAGGTCCGAGCTCCGCCTCCCCTGACCTCTGATTCGTCCCCCCTCATCACTGACCCGCCCATCAACATCACCCAAAGGAGAAGGTCAGA CCCATTGTCACTGCCCTGCCAGAGGAGAGCGGTGGGGCCAGAGTCACGCAAATCAAAGCGGCGCATCATGGAGACACAG CCTTGTCCGCCCCCAGTCCCAGCCACCCCAATAGATCTGGTGCCATGTTGCCATGGCTACGTAGGTGGAACTAACCTCTACAACTccaggaaggaggaggagctgaATTTGGG CTCTCCACCTAAGAGGATGTTTGCCCTGTATCACCCCACCTATAACGGAGCCCCAGCCATCTCCAGAACCCTGCATCACTATAG tgcgGAAGACCCTTGTCGAGTGC CCCCCTGCCTCCCCTTCTCCCTGTCATCCTCCCACCatcacaaccacaacaaccacaaccaccaccagcagcaccacCACACCAGCCTGGCCAGAAGTTGGACTCCCTGCCCCTCCCTCATGCTGCGTGACGTCC TCCTACCGGGCGgcgtggggggagggggtgggggggatgggTCAGCTGCCAGGGGCTGGGGGGGCGGGGACGGGGTGAGGATTTTGGCGAGGCGAGTAACGCCAGACGGGAAGGtccagtacctcgtggagtgggggAACGTGAGTGTGTactga